One Kribbella sp. NBC_00662 genomic region harbors:
- a CDS encoding alkaline phosphatase, translated as MSPISRRTLVLGGLAAAGAGALPAAAQSSVITATAAVPYPFQLGIASGEPDAGSVVLWTRLAPSPTNADGQGGMANADVAVDWQVSTTDTFSTLVASGTVTATYAAAHSVHAIAGGLNPDSDYFYRFRAQGHVSPVGRTRTTPAVGTAGRNLVMAFTSCSHYEEGYFTVYRRMAEENPGVILHLGDYIYEYGPTTGRPRLHLGNEIVSLADYRRRYAQYKTDPDLQAAHAVAPWIVVPDDHEVENNYAGTVRENNTPALTAAQWTARRSAAYQAYYENMPLRPAQVNSGNSIQLYRRLRWGSLATFHMLDTRQYRNDQACGDGWQLCSDADLASRSLPGNPQESWLLDGLGQHLGTWDIIGQQVFFARRFNSTGASMDSWDGYRASRARIQQGWVDRSVRNPVVLTGDVHRAWANDLKADYNNANSATIGTELVTSSVTSSGDGDGATTVPDVGTNPWLKFYNNRRGYIRATVSPTEMRADFRNVAKVSEHGAAAATVKSFVIEEGRPGLQAV; from the coding sequence ATGAGCCCAATCAGTCGCAGGACCCTTGTTCTCGGCGGACTCGCCGCGGCTGGTGCCGGCGCCCTCCCGGCTGCCGCCCAGTCGTCAGTGATCACCGCTACCGCCGCCGTCCCGTACCCGTTCCAGCTCGGTATCGCCTCCGGTGAGCCCGACGCCGGCAGCGTCGTGCTGTGGACCCGCCTGGCCCCGTCGCCGACGAACGCCGACGGCCAGGGCGGGATGGCGAACGCCGACGTCGCCGTGGACTGGCAGGTGTCGACCACCGACACCTTCAGCACGCTCGTCGCGTCCGGCACCGTCACCGCCACGTACGCCGCCGCGCACTCGGTGCACGCCATCGCCGGCGGCCTCAACCCGGACTCCGACTACTTCTATCGATTCCGCGCCCAGGGCCACGTCTCGCCCGTCGGCCGGACCCGCACCACCCCGGCTGTCGGCACCGCCGGACGCAATCTGGTGATGGCGTTCACCTCCTGCTCGCACTACGAGGAGGGCTACTTCACCGTCTACCGCCGGATGGCCGAGGAGAACCCGGGCGTCATCCTGCACCTCGGCGACTACATCTACGAATACGGTCCGACCACGGGTCGCCCGCGACTCCACCTCGGCAACGAGATCGTGTCGCTCGCGGACTACCGGCGCCGGTATGCGCAGTACAAGACGGACCCGGACTTGCAGGCTGCGCACGCGGTCGCGCCGTGGATCGTCGTACCGGACGACCATGAGGTGGAGAACAACTACGCAGGCACAGTGCGGGAGAACAACACTCCGGCGCTGACTGCGGCGCAGTGGACCGCGCGGCGTTCTGCGGCGTACCAGGCGTACTACGAGAACATGCCGCTGCGGCCTGCGCAGGTGAACAGCGGGAACAGCATCCAGCTGTACAGGCGACTGCGGTGGGGGAGTCTGGCGACGTTCCACATGCTCGACACGCGCCAGTACCGCAACGACCAGGCGTGTGGCGACGGGTGGCAGCTGTGCTCGGACGCGGATCTGGCCAGCCGCAGTCTGCCCGGCAACCCGCAGGAGTCCTGGCTGCTTGACGGTCTGGGGCAGCACCTCGGGACGTGGGACATCATCGGCCAGCAGGTGTTCTTCGCCCGCCGGTTCAACTCGACCGGCGCCAGCATGGACTCGTGGGACGGTTACCGCGCTTCGCGGGCCCGGATCCAGCAGGGCTGGGTGGATCGGTCCGTCCGCAATCCCGTCGTACTCACCGGAGATGTGCACCGGGCGTGGGCCAACGACCTCAAGGCCGACTACAACAACGCCAACTCGGCGACGATCGGCACCGAGCTCGTCACCAGCTCCGTCACCTCGAGCGGCGACGGTGACGGGGCCACCACGGTCCCCGACGTCGGTACTAATCCGTGGCTGAAGTTCTACAACAATCGGCGCGGCTACATCCGCGCGACCGTCAGCCCCACTGAGATGCGGGCCGACTTCCGCAACGTGGCAAAGGTGTCCGAGCACGGTGCCGCGGCAGCGACGGTGAAGTCGT